From one Magnolia sinica isolate HGM2019 chromosome 18, MsV1, whole genome shotgun sequence genomic stretch:
- the LOC131232491 gene encoding E3 ubiquitin-protein ligase RHF2A translates to MDETAKAESHLTSAAAFVEGGIQDACDDACSICLEAFCDSDPSTVTTCKHEFHLQCILEWCQRSSQCPMCWQSISLKDPTSQELLEAVERERSFRVNQSRNTTIFHHPTLGDFELQHLPVGANDSELEERIIQHLAAAAAMGRAHHIARREGQRSRSAAQGRPQFLVFSAHPNAPPVGPISAMTGQREGENERAPSVPLPEVGEETSQRVSQLPPVLVEQVPASASGTPVVVASRPGVSNNRNPVVQPSPVSHDRAGPSELQSFSESIKSRWNAVSMRYKESISKSTRGWKERLFARNTSVGDLGSEVRREVNAGIASVSRMMERLDTRDNSRESDASASHSTEGTSVTEPHNQRIAENHGNDIPSGSNTSASCAASPSQN, encoded by the exons ATGGATGAGACGGCGAAGGCTGAGAGCCATCTGACATCTGCTGCTGCATTTGTTGAAGGGGGCATACAGGATGCCTGTGATGATGCTTGCAGCATCTGCCTTGAAGCCTTCTGCGATAGTGACCCATCAACG GTGACTACCTGCAAGCATGAGTTTCATCTTCAGTGCATCCTTGAATG GTGCCAAAGAAGCTCCCAATGCCCCATGTGTTGGCAATCCATCAGCCTGAAGGATCCCACCAG CCAAGAACTGCTGGAGGCGGTGGAAAGGGAAAGGAGCTTTAGGGTTAATCAATCACGAAACACCACAATATTTCATCATCCTACCCTCGGGGATTTTGAATTACAACAT TTACCAGTAGGTGCGAATGATTCTGAACTCGAAGAGCGTATAATCCAGCACTTGGCTGCTGCAGCAGCTATGGGCAGAGCACATCACATAGCTAGAAGAGAAGGGCAGAGGAGCAGGTCGGCTGCTCAGGGTCGTCCACAGTTTTTGGTCTTCTCTGCGCATCCCAATGCACCTCCTGTTGGTCCTATTTCTGCCATGACTGGTCAAAGAGAAGGGGAAAATGAACGTGCTCCTTCGGTTCCTCTTCCTGAAGTTGGAGAGGAAACCTCACAGCGAGTTTCACAGTTACCTCCTGTTCTAGTTGAACAGGTTCCTGCCTCAGCTTCTGGAACTCCTGTGGTTGTGGCCAGTAGGCCTGGGGTTTCTAATAACCG GAATCCTGTTGTTCAACCTTCCCCTGTAAGCCATGATAGAGCAGGACCATCGGAACTCCAATCCTTTTCCGAATCGATAAAATCTCGGTGGAATGCTGTCTCAATGAG ATACAAGGAATCGATATCCAAGAGTACAAGAGGATGGAAAGAGAGGTTATTTGCACGCAACACTTCTGTTGGGGATCTTGGTTCTGAAGTCAGGAGAGAGGTCAATGCTGGAATTGCTAGTGTGTCACGCATGATGGAGCGCCTTGACACCAGAGACAATAGTAGAGAGAGTGATGCTTCTGCATCTCATAGCACGGAAGGTACTTCAGTTACAGAGCCACATAACCAGAGGATTGCTGAGAATCATGGCAACGATATTCCAAGTGGCAGCAATACGTCAGCTTCTTGTGCTGCAAGTCCAAGCCAAAACTAA